The Amycolatopsis mongoliensis genome includes a window with the following:
- a CDS encoding nuclear transport factor 2 family protein, with product MSQTDELTREQIIARNLAAVEVHFHNENPEGIDQAVGVYTDDIVWEVPARGLVLRDRETVKSEYLQIFEAMKVHKITNLHRFANEEWVFDDSIFEVTLLTDGFRNCPFPAGTRCSIRLVHAFQCRDGKICRENGYEIWRRADDTLRVRDDIPATATVEEFH from the coding sequence ATGTCCCAGACCGACGAACTGACGCGCGAGCAGATCATCGCGCGCAACCTCGCCGCCGTGGAAGTGCACTTCCACAACGAAAATCCCGAGGGAATCGACCAGGCAGTCGGCGTCTACACCGACGACATCGTATGGGAGGTACCGGCCCGCGGCCTGGTCCTGCGCGACCGGGAAACGGTGAAGAGCGAGTACCTGCAGATCTTCGAAGCCATGAAGGTCCACAAGATCACCAACTTGCACCGCTTCGCGAACGAGGAGTGGGTGTTCGACGACAGCATCTTCGAAGTCACGCTGCTGACCGACGGCTTCCGCAACTGCCCGTTCCCCGCCGGAACTCGGTGCAGCATCCGGCTCGTGCACGCGTTCCAGTGCCGTGACGGCAAGATCTGCCGGGAGAACGGGTACGAGATCTGGCGCCGCGCCGACGACACCCTTCGCGTCCGCGACGACATCCCCGCGACCGCGACCGTCGAGGAGTTCCACTGA
- a CDS encoding NmrA family NAD(P)-binding protein, whose translation MTVLLLGATGTIGPYVVAGLQSRNADIRVLSRDVTRAHSVLGPDVDIREGDSGDDDTIAAAAKGVDSVFLLSEHSHDMTDLQLRVIRALRRLGPRIVKLSGTSSAINPDGPYTCRQHWEIEQVLAASGQPWSVIRPNAFMQTLIDGIMLPAVRASGAIPNAIGNAGISLIDGRDIGEVCAEVLLDSAWHHQTLVLTGPRAVTFAEIAALVSKESGREVGTTEITPADVRENLLSRGMARWEAEHFEEMYQIFRNGESEFVTGDVERVLGRPPRTVEDYLHEHRDTLLPAAAAGGR comes from the coding sequence ATGACTGTGCTGCTCCTGGGGGCCACGGGCACCATCGGCCCGTACGTGGTCGCCGGCCTGCAAAGCCGTAACGCCGACATCCGGGTCCTGTCGCGCGACGTCACCAGGGCGCACAGCGTCCTGGGCCCGGACGTCGACATCCGGGAGGGCGATTCGGGTGACGACGACACCATCGCCGCCGCCGCGAAGGGAGTCGACTCGGTTTTCCTGCTGAGCGAGCACTCCCACGACATGACCGACCTGCAGCTGCGGGTGATCCGCGCGCTGCGGCGCCTGGGGCCGAGGATCGTGAAGCTGTCCGGAACCAGCTCCGCGATCAACCCCGACGGTCCCTACACCTGCCGCCAGCACTGGGAGATCGAACAGGTCCTCGCCGCGAGTGGTCAGCCCTGGTCGGTGATCCGGCCCAACGCGTTCATGCAGACCTTGATCGACGGCATCATGCTGCCCGCGGTCCGGGCGAGCGGGGCCATCCCCAATGCGATCGGCAACGCGGGGATCAGCCTGATCGACGGCCGCGACATCGGCGAGGTGTGTGCCGAAGTGCTGCTCGACTCCGCCTGGCACCACCAGACGCTGGTGCTGACCGGACCCCGCGCGGTGACCTTCGCCGAGATCGCCGCCCTGGTGAGCAAGGAGAGCGGCCGCGAGGTCGGCACCACCGAAATCACTCCTGCGGACGTACGCGAGAACCTGCTCTCCCGCGGGATGGCGCGCTGGGAGGCCGAGCACTTCGAGGAGATGTACCAGATTTTCCGCAACGGTGAATCCGAATTCGTCACCGGCGACGTCGAGCGCGTGCTCGGCCGGCCCCCGCGGACCGTCGAGGACTACCTGCACGAGCATCGCGACACACTGCTTCCCGCGGCGGCGGCGGGCGGCCGATGA
- a CDS encoding fumarylacetoacetate hydrolase family protein, translated as MRLASAGGRLQLQEGTELVDVATASGDRFPADPQAIYPRWDEFRDWAAGRAPARGPIAPPAQAGAPAPRPGQSVGIGVNYADHAAEAAIDLPTVPVVFPKFSSCIADPSAPLALSGDSVDWEVELVVVIGRTARRVDETDAWSHVAGLTIGQDISDRVLQFTGPAPQQFGIGKSLPGFGPIGPWLVTPDELADPDDLEITCRLNGEIVQQSRTKHLIFGVPDLVAYLSRQLTLNPGDVIFTGTPAGVGYGRNPAVYLRPGDELVSCIEGLGELVTQVGPIRKGLPNGDCQVTQPPGSEVKRGSGSRRGAWPTRR; from the coding sequence ATGAGGCTGGCCAGCGCCGGCGGGCGCCTGCAGCTGCAGGAGGGAACCGAACTGGTCGACGTCGCCACGGCAAGCGGCGACCGGTTCCCGGCGGACCCGCAAGCGATCTACCCGCGGTGGGACGAGTTCCGCGACTGGGCCGCCGGTCGCGCACCCGCTCGTGGGCCGATCGCGCCGCCGGCCCAGGCCGGCGCGCCGGCTCCCCGGCCGGGACAGAGCGTCGGGATCGGGGTCAACTACGCCGACCACGCTGCTGAAGCGGCGATCGACCTTCCGACGGTACCGGTGGTGTTCCCCAAGTTCAGCTCCTGCATCGCCGACCCGTCGGCGCCGCTCGCGCTCTCCGGCGACAGCGTCGACTGGGAGGTCGAACTGGTCGTCGTGATCGGCCGCACCGCACGCCGCGTGGACGAGACCGATGCGTGGAGCCACGTCGCCGGGCTGACGATCGGGCAGGACATCAGCGACCGCGTCCTGCAGTTCACCGGCCCGGCGCCGCAGCAGTTCGGAATCGGGAAGTCGCTGCCGGGCTTCGGCCCCATCGGGCCCTGGCTGGTGACCCCCGATGAGCTAGCCGATCCGGACGACCTGGAGATCACCTGTCGGCTCAACGGGGAGATCGTGCAGCAATCGCGCACCAAGCACCTGATCTTCGGCGTCCCGGACCTCGTCGCGTACCTGTCCCGGCAGCTCACCCTCAATCCCGGCGACGTGATCTTCACCGGGACTCCGGCCGGGGTCGGATATGGCCGTAACCCCGCCGTTTACCTGCGACCCGGCGACGAACTGGTCAGCTGCATCGAGGGCTTGGGCGAGCTCGTGACGCAGGTCGGGCCGATCCGGAAAGGACTTCCCAATGGGGATTGTCAAGTCACGCAGCCGCCGGGATCGGAGGTGAAGCGTGGTAGCGGCAGTCGTCGCGGAGCATGGCCCACAAGACGTTGA
- a CDS encoding IS110 family RNA-guided transposase, translating into MEVVVPRIWAGVDIGKEHHHCVVIDDSGVRLLSRRVRNDETDLLALIADVLAIDADALWAIDLNCGGAALLIGLLVNHDQPLVYITGLKVHRAAGTYRGEGKTDAKDAFVIADQARIRRDLGPLRAGDEIAVDLRTLTNRRTDLICDRTRQINRIRHQLLEYFPALERSLDLSRKGHLLLLTGYQTPDAIRRLGEQRLAHWLRHRKARNADIVAHLAIEAAAAQQTTLPGQKLAAAMVERLAKGVIALNTEIAEIDAMIEERFRRHRHAEVMLTLPGFGPTLAAEFLAATGGDMSAFGSVDRLAGYAGLAPVPRDSGRIRGNLRRPRRYHRGLLRSCYLAAMASLPACPASKAYYQRKRAEGKRHEQALLCLARRRLNVLWAMLRDDCRYHASPPIPAAA; encoded by the coding sequence ATGGAGGTGGTCGTGCCCCGGATCTGGGCCGGCGTGGACATCGGCAAGGAACACCACCACTGCGTGGTGATCGACGACAGCGGTGTGCGGCTGCTGTCGCGGCGGGTCCGCAATGACGAAACCGACCTGCTGGCCTTGATCGCTGACGTTCTCGCGATCGACGCCGATGCGCTGTGGGCGATCGATCTGAACTGCGGCGGTGCGGCGCTGCTGATCGGGTTGCTGGTCAACCACGACCAGCCGCTGGTCTACATCACCGGGCTGAAAGTCCACCGCGCCGCCGGAACCTACCGGGGCGAAGGCAAAACCGACGCCAAGGATGCGTTCGTCATTGCCGACCAGGCCCGGATCCGCCGCGATCTCGGGCCACTGCGGGCCGGGGACGAGATCGCCGTCGACTTGCGGACCCTGACCAACCGGCGCACCGACCTGATCTGCGACCGCACCCGCCAGATCAACCGGATCCGGCACCAGTTGCTGGAATACTTCCCCGCGCTGGAACGCAGCCTTGACCTGTCCCGCAAAGGACATCTGCTGCTGCTCACCGGCTACCAGACCCCCGACGCGATCCGCAGGCTGGGCGAGCAGCGCTTGGCCCACTGGCTGCGCCACCGCAAGGCCCGCAACGCCGACATCGTCGCGCATCTGGCGATCGAGGCCGCCGCCGCGCAGCAGACCACGTTGCCCGGACAGAAACTGGCCGCGGCGATGGTCGAACGGCTGGCCAAGGGGGTGATCGCGCTCAACACCGAAATCGCCGAGATCGACGCGATGATCGAAGAGCGGTTTCGCCGGCACCGCCACGCCGAGGTGATGCTCACCCTGCCCGGCTTCGGGCCGACTCTTGCTGCGGAGTTCCTCGCCGCCACCGGCGGCGACATGAGCGCGTTCGGCTCGGTCGACCGTCTCGCCGGCTACGCCGGTCTCGCGCCCGTGCCCCGCGACTCCGGCCGCATCCGCGGCAACCTGCGACGGCCTCGCCGCTACCACCGCGGCCTGCTGCGATCCTGTTACCTTGCCGCCATGGCCAGCCTGCCGGCCTGTCCCGCCTCGAAGGCCTACTACCAGCGCAAACGAGCTGAGGGCAAACGACACGAGCAGGCGCTGCTCTGCCTCGCCCGCCGACGCCTCAACGTCTTGTGGGCCATGCTCCGCGACGACTGCCGCTACCACGCTTCACCTCCGATCCCGGCGGCTGCGTGA
- a CDS encoding DUF2746 domain-containing protein gives MSGSSCLPCEMEHAEEAAVVFRDDLWACEVVPGFDVPGWFVLRVRRHALRIGGLTERELATYGRRLRDLVDSVTEVTCAPATYTLVFGEANPHFHALIAARGDDVPEDRRMAGILRQREDRRDRERALALVPAVARAYHRRALVESK, from the coding sequence ATGAGCGGGTCTTCCTGCCTGCCCTGCGAAATGGAGCACGCGGAAGAAGCGGCGGTCGTGTTCCGCGACGACCTGTGGGCGTGCGAAGTCGTGCCCGGGTTCGACGTCCCGGGCTGGTTCGTCCTGCGGGTCCGCCGGCACGCGCTGCGGATCGGCGGCCTCACCGAACGCGAGCTGGCGACCTACGGCCGCCGCCTGCGCGACCTCGTCGATTCCGTCACCGAGGTGACCTGCGCGCCGGCCACCTACACGCTGGTCTTCGGTGAAGCCAACCCGCACTTCCACGCCCTGATCGCCGCCCGCGGCGACGACGTTCCCGAAGACCGCAGGATGGCCGGAATCCTGCGCCAGCGCGAGGACCGGCGCGACCGCGAACGGGCGCTGGCGCTGGTGCCCGCGGTCGCACGCGCCTACCACCGCCGGGCCCTCGTGGAGTCGAAGTGA
- a CDS encoding class I adenylate-forming enzyme family protein, translating into MNIGTFLERGAKRNSGAPAIVFGDRVLGYPSLIDRVGRLAAGLRELGLARGDRVLLLMPNCPELVECLWACFRGGFVAVPVNWHLHPDEVGYIVDDSVASAVVLSEATAHVAGTLGGGVRVIQVGAVGATAKVCEYESVFADHPAPVADTQADDAAWLFYTSGTTGKPKGAVLTHRNLTAMSRAYQHDLDAVPDGSVHLHAAPLTHGSGLYLVPTTDRGATHVIAPGTSFSPSGYLDLIERHHVTHATFLAPTMLNRLVAQAAARDLTSLRSIVVGGAPLYQEDLHRATAAFGPIITQMYGQGEAPMTITVMPADEALSRPGSCGRPFSTVDVRIRDVDGRPVAPGADGEVQVKGDVVMREYWHNPDATRRTLEDGWLRTGDIGHFEDGYLYLTDRAKDVIITGGSNVYPREVEEVLLRHPAVREAAVIGVPDPDWGESVRAFVVASGVTASELIEYCATRIASFKKPRSVYFVDELPKNATGKILKRELRHTSTR; encoded by the coding sequence GTGAACATCGGCACCTTCCTGGAAAGGGGAGCGAAGCGAAACAGCGGCGCTCCCGCGATCGTTTTCGGCGACCGAGTCCTCGGTTACCCATCGTTGATCGACCGGGTAGGACGGCTGGCCGCCGGGCTCCGCGAACTGGGGTTGGCACGCGGCGACCGTGTGCTTCTGCTGATGCCGAACTGCCCGGAACTCGTCGAGTGCCTGTGGGCGTGTTTCCGGGGCGGCTTCGTGGCCGTCCCGGTGAACTGGCACCTGCACCCCGACGAGGTGGGCTACATCGTCGACGACAGCGTGGCCTCGGCAGTAGTCCTGTCCGAAGCCACCGCGCACGTCGCCGGCACCCTCGGAGGCGGCGTCCGCGTCATCCAGGTGGGCGCGGTGGGTGCCACCGCCAAGGTGTGCGAGTACGAGTCGGTCTTCGCCGACCATCCGGCACCGGTCGCGGACACGCAGGCCGACGACGCCGCCTGGCTGTTCTACACCTCCGGCACGACCGGCAAGCCCAAGGGCGCGGTGCTCACCCACCGCAACCTCACCGCCATGAGCCGCGCCTACCAGCACGATCTGGACGCTGTTCCGGACGGCAGCGTGCACCTGCACGCCGCCCCGCTCACCCACGGCAGCGGTCTGTACCTCGTGCCGACCACGGACCGCGGGGCCACGCACGTGATCGCGCCGGGTACCAGCTTCTCCCCGTCGGGGTACCTCGACCTGATCGAGCGACACCACGTCACCCACGCCACGTTCCTGGCGCCGACGATGCTCAACCGCCTCGTCGCCCAAGCCGCCGCCCGCGACCTGACGAGCCTGCGCAGCATCGTCGTCGGCGGAGCACCGCTGTACCAGGAGGACCTGCACCGCGCGACCGCGGCGTTCGGCCCGATCATCACCCAGATGTACGGCCAAGGCGAAGCCCCGATGACCATCACCGTCATGCCGGCTGACGAGGCCCTGTCCCGGCCGGGCTCCTGCGGACGCCCGTTCAGCACCGTGGACGTGCGCATCCGCGACGTCGACGGGCGGCCGGTGGCCCCGGGTGCGGACGGCGAAGTGCAAGTCAAGGGCGACGTCGTCATGCGTGAGTACTGGCACAACCCCGACGCGACCCGGCGCACGCTCGAGGACGGCTGGCTGCGCACCGGCGACATCGGCCACTTCGAGGACGGCTACCTCTACCTCACCGACCGCGCCAAGGACGTCATCATCACCGGCGGCTCCAACGTGTACCCGCGCGAGGTGGAAGAGGTCCTGCTCCGCCACCCCGCCGTGCGGGAAGCGGCCGTGATCGGTGTCCCGGATCCCGACTGGGGCGAGTCGGTCCGCGCGTTCGTCGTCGCCTCGGGCGTCACCGCAAGCGAGCTCATCGAGTACTGCGCGACGCGAATCGCGTCGTTCAAGAAGCCGCGGTCGGTGTACTTCGTCGACGAGCTCCCCAAGAACGCCACCGGCAAGATCCTCAAACGCGAACTCCGGCACACGAGCACCAGGTGA
- a CDS encoding epoxide hydrolase family protein, which yields MTAPTPPTSTLVRPFTVSIPDSEIDDVKQRLARTRWPDPETVGDWSQGVRVENARSLVDYWERGYDWRRFESELNRFPQFLTEIDGLDIHFIHVRSKNPDAMPLILTHGWPGSIVEFLKLIGPLTDPVSFGGDAADSFDVVVPSLPGFGFSQKPTETGWTVSRIAGAWVELMRRLGYPRWAAQGGDWGAVVTTALGAMHPEGLLGIHLNTQYAFPAQIPDTLSPEQRHAVETLALYNGDLGGSNHLQRTKPETVGFALADSPAGQAAWIYEKFQSKTDNHGLAEDALGMDDMLDAISLYWFTNSAASSARIYWENKSGTLAGPKLTLPVAVTVFPKDIPRLPRSWIEDTYSNLIHYGEADKGGHFAALEQPEILVSEIRTGLRTLRS from the coding sequence ATGACCGCACCGACGCCGCCGACCTCGACCCTCGTCCGCCCGTTCACCGTCTCGATCCCGGACTCGGAGATCGACGACGTGAAGCAGCGACTGGCCAGAACCCGATGGCCGGACCCGGAAACGGTGGGCGACTGGTCGCAAGGGGTTCGCGTGGAGAACGCCAGATCCCTGGTCGACTACTGGGAGCGCGGCTACGACTGGCGGCGCTTCGAGTCCGAGCTCAATCGTTTCCCCCAGTTCCTGACCGAGATCGACGGACTGGACATCCACTTCATCCACGTCAGGTCCAAGAATCCCGACGCGATGCCGCTGATCCTCACGCACGGATGGCCGGGCTCGATCGTCGAGTTCCTGAAGCTGATCGGCCCGCTGACCGATCCGGTTTCGTTCGGAGGAGACGCCGCCGATTCATTCGACGTCGTCGTCCCGTCACTCCCCGGGTTCGGGTTCTCCCAGAAGCCCACGGAGACCGGGTGGACTGTATCGCGCATCGCAGGCGCGTGGGTGGAGCTGATGAGGCGTCTCGGCTACCCGAGATGGGCCGCACAGGGCGGTGATTGGGGTGCCGTCGTCACCACCGCCCTCGGGGCCATGCACCCCGAGGGGCTTCTCGGAATCCATCTGAACACCCAGTACGCCTTTCCCGCACAGATACCCGACACCTTGTCGCCCGAACAACGCCACGCCGTGGAGACCCTCGCCCTCTACAACGGCGATCTCGGTGGGTCGAACCACCTTCAGCGCACGAAGCCGGAGACTGTCGGATTCGCCCTGGCGGACTCTCCCGCCGGTCAGGCCGCCTGGATCTACGAGAAGTTCCAGTCCAAGACCGACAACCACGGGCTCGCCGAGGACGCCCTCGGCATGGACGACATGCTCGACGCGATATCCCTCTACTGGTTCACCAACAGCGCGGCGTCGTCCGCCCGCATCTACTGGGAGAACAAATCGGGCACTCTCGCCGGCCCGAAGCTGACGCTTCCGGTCGCGGTGACCGTCTTCCCGAAGGACATCCCACGCCTGCCACGAAGCTGGATCGAAGACACCTACAGCAATTTGATCCACTACGGCGAGGCCGACAAAGGCGGGCACTTCGCAGCCTTGGAACAGCCCGAGATCCTGGTCAGCGAAATCCGCACCGGCCTGCGCACCCTTCGTTCCTGA
- a CDS encoding TetR/AcrR family transcriptional regulator yields the protein MPTESSRVRSMNETRDRILDVALDVLGENPDAGMGDIASAAGVVRRTVYGHFPSRLDLVRTLMERAVTEMTAVLTEVNASGAEADAMWVDFIARLWPVAHRYRVLLALRRGEYGEAIHGLLGPVDELLADLVKRGQDSDVFARHLPAGMLSQVAYGVVFAIADSDLPNGTLGARAATITSLLMLGVPEPRAIALVGDQP from the coding sequence GTGCCCACCGAGTCCTCCCGTGTGCGCTCGATGAACGAGACGCGCGATCGCATCCTCGACGTCGCCCTCGACGTGCTGGGGGAGAACCCCGACGCCGGAATGGGCGACATCGCCTCCGCTGCCGGCGTCGTCCGTCGCACGGTCTACGGCCATTTCCCCTCGCGCCTCGACCTGGTTCGGACGCTGATGGAACGGGCCGTCACCGAGATGACAGCCGTGCTCACCGAAGTCAACGCCTCCGGCGCGGAAGCGGACGCGATGTGGGTCGACTTCATCGCCCGCCTCTGGCCGGTGGCGCACCGGTACCGAGTGCTGTTGGCGCTGCGCCGTGGCGAGTACGGCGAGGCGATCCACGGCCTGCTCGGGCCGGTCGACGAGCTCCTCGCCGACCTCGTGAAACGGGGCCAGGACAGCGACGTGTTCGCGCGGCACCTGCCGGCGGGCATGCTGAGCCAGGTTGCCTACGGCGTCGTGTTCGCCATCGCGGACAGCGACCTGCCGAACGGGACCCTCGGCGCCCGAGCGGCGACGATCACGAGCCTGCTGATGCTGGGAGTTCCCGAGCCGCGCGCGATCGCTCTCGTGGGCGACCAGCCCTGA
- a CDS encoding sialidase family protein — protein MPLSRKLVAALLPAVVIGGLLVSASSASANVAVTQVSSDPFTDAQAQHRTEVEPGTFAFGTTIVSAFQVGRVSGGGSSDIGFATSADGGATWTSGFLPGTTANTGGPCGQISDAAVAFDAKHNVWLISSLGVNCPSGTPVFTSRSTDGGKTFGNPITTATGSLDKNWIVCDNTAASPFFGNCYTQYDITSSGDSIRMKTSSDGGLTWGPARAPAGAHTGLGGQPVVQPNGTVVVPYLSLNDQIRSFRSTNGGASWTSTVAVATISHHDAAGGLREEALPTAEIDSAGIVYVAWSDCRFRSGCPSNDIVLSKSANGTTWSAPTRVPIDATTSTVDHFVPGVGVDASTSGTSARIGLTYYFYPTANCTAATCQLDVGFISSTDGGTSWSTATQVAGPMSLSWIPNTSQGRMFGDYISTSVRAGGNAFPIVPIASAPSGSTFTMGMFAPTGGLPLTGGARRTADTPAPQTTATQSVVTAF, from the coding sequence ATGCCGCTGTCCCGAAAACTCGTCGCCGCACTTCTGCCGGCCGTCGTGATCGGCGGGCTCCTGGTCTCCGCGTCGTCCGCGTCCGCGAACGTCGCCGTGACCCAGGTCAGCTCCGATCCGTTCACCGACGCCCAAGCCCAGCACAGAACCGAGGTCGAACCCGGCACCTTCGCGTTCGGCACCACCATCGTCTCCGCCTTCCAGGTCGGCCGCGTCTCCGGCGGCGGCTCCTCCGACATCGGCTTCGCCACCTCCGCCGACGGCGGCGCCACTTGGACCTCCGGCTTCCTGCCCGGCACGACGGCCAACACCGGCGGCCCGTGCGGCCAGATCAGCGACGCCGCGGTCGCCTTCGACGCCAAGCACAACGTCTGGCTGATCTCGTCCCTCGGTGTGAACTGCCCGAGCGGCACGCCGGTGTTCACCAGCCGCTCGACCGACGGCGGCAAAACGTTCGGGAATCCGATCACCACGGCGACCGGATCGTTGGACAAGAATTGGATCGTCTGCGACAACACCGCGGCCAGCCCGTTCTTCGGCAACTGCTACACCCAGTACGACATCACCAGCTCCGGCGACTCGATCCGGATGAAGACCAGCAGCGACGGCGGCCTCACGTGGGGTCCGGCGCGCGCACCCGCCGGTGCCCACACCGGTCTCGGCGGCCAGCCCGTCGTGCAGCCGAACGGCACCGTCGTGGTCCCCTACCTGTCGCTCAACGACCAGATCCGCAGCTTCCGCTCCACCAACGGCGGCGCGAGCTGGACCTCGACCGTCGCCGTCGCCACGATCAGCCACCACGACGCCGCCGGCGGCCTGCGCGAAGAAGCCCTGCCCACCGCCGAAATCGACAGTGCGGGCATCGTCTACGTCGCGTGGTCGGACTGCCGGTTCCGCTCCGGCTGCCCCAGCAACGACATCGTGCTGAGCAAGTCCGCCAACGGCACCACGTGGTCGGCGCCGACGCGCGTCCCGATCGACGCCACCACCAGCACGGTCGACCACTTCGTCCCCGGCGTCGGCGTCGACGCCTCCACCTCGGGCACGAGTGCCCGGATCGGCCTGACCTACTACTTCTACCCCACCGCCAACTGCACGGCGGCGACGTGCCAGCTCGACGTCGGGTTCATCTCCTCGACCGACGGCGGCACCAGCTGGAGCACCGCCACCCAGGTCGCCGGGCCGATGAGCCTGTCGTGGATCCCGAACACCTCGCAGGGCCGCATGTTCGGCGACTACATCTCCACGTCGGTCCGGGCCGGGGGCAACGCCTTCCCGATCGTCCCGATCGCCTCGGCACCGAGCGGCTCGACGTTCACCATGGGCATGTTCGCCCCCACCGGTGGCCTGCCCCTGACCGGCGGCGCCCGCCGCACCGCCGACACTCCGGCACCGCAGACGACGGCCACGCAATCAGTGGTGACCGCCTTCTGA
- a CDS encoding exo-alpha-sialidase codes for MTILSTAALGVFAVAPATAQPFGYHQLTPVQQRHVSGLLSTVLNGEDPANAARALVPNGVSPSAVAPCANRFGANVKVNQNCLNLADPDLQGRSQAQNETWAAADPNDPDHVIATYNDYRRGDGTCGVSYSLDGARTWADATTPNGFSRGTDFGGAPREYWQSGGDTSVAWDSRGNAYLSCQVFNRGNTVSPNPDQSSAFLVFRATGTNGASWNFTGRPVATHDDTAGAGNFLLDKQLLTVDSNPRSPFRDRVYVSWTTFADDGTGYIYEAYSADYGETFSAPVLVSADTALCANALGFPTPRGRCNQNQDSQPFVGPDGALYVVFNNFNNATANPADNHNQVLLARSADGGQSFSSPALVGNYHELPDCATYQNGQDPGRACVPEKGPSANSVFRASNYPIGAVDPRNPRRILVTYGSYISRNSHETTGCTPTGFNPATGINTYDGVKNGTCNNDIVLSASTNSGASFAGGTTDVRQLPVVTTAPGQARTDQFWQGAAFSPDGTFAVSYYDRQYGGDETTGFSDITVSTGFSHARATSSSMPPPTQFSGTFYGDYAGIAVTARTAYPVWSDTRPPDLFLCPGTGTPGSPPRTCRAGAPNASIANDQDAYTAGVGIR; via the coding sequence GTGACGATTCTGAGTACGGCTGCACTCGGCGTGTTCGCCGTGGCCCCGGCCACCGCGCAGCCGTTCGGCTACCACCAGCTCACTCCGGTGCAGCAGCGCCACGTCTCAGGGCTGCTGTCCACGGTCCTCAACGGCGAAGACCCGGCGAACGCTGCCAGAGCGCTGGTTCCGAACGGGGTCTCGCCGTCGGCCGTCGCGCCGTGTGCGAACCGGTTCGGCGCGAACGTCAAGGTCAACCAGAACTGCCTGAACCTCGCCGACCCCGATCTGCAGGGCCGGTCCCAGGCGCAGAACGAAACCTGGGCCGCTGCCGATCCGAACGACCCCGACCACGTCATCGCCACCTACAACGACTACCGCCGCGGCGACGGCACGTGCGGCGTCAGCTATTCCCTTGACGGCGCCCGGACGTGGGCCGACGCGACCACGCCGAACGGCTTCAGCCGCGGCACCGACTTCGGCGGCGCGCCCCGGGAGTACTGGCAGTCCGGCGGCGACACCTCGGTGGCCTGGGATTCCCGCGGCAACGCCTACCTGTCGTGCCAGGTGTTCAACCGCGGCAACACCGTTTCCCCGAACCCGGACCAGTCCAGCGCGTTCCTGGTCTTCCGCGCGACCGGCACGAACGGCGCGTCCTGGAACTTCACCGGACGTCCCGTCGCCACGCACGACGACACGGCCGGGGCCGGGAACTTCCTGCTGGACAAGCAACTGCTGACCGTCGACAGCAATCCTCGGAGCCCCTTCCGTGACCGCGTGTACGTCTCCTGGACGACCTTCGCCGACGACGGCACCGGCTACATCTACGAAGCCTATTCCGCCGACTACGGCGAGACCTTCTCGGCGCCGGTCCTGGTCAGCGCCGACACCGCGCTGTGCGCCAACGCCCTCGGCTTCCCGACGCCACGCGGCCGGTGCAACCAGAACCAGGACTCGCAGCCGTTCGTCGGCCCGGACGGCGCGCTCTACGTGGTGTTCAACAACTTCAACAACGCCACCGCGAACCCGGCGGACAACCACAACCAGGTGCTGCTGGCCCGCTCGGCCGACGGCGGGCAGAGCTTCAGCTCACCGGCGCTGGTCGGCAACTACCACGAGCTACCGGACTGCGCGACCTACCAGAACGGCCAGGACCCCGGACGTGCCTGCGTCCCCGAGAAGGGGCCGTCGGCCAACTCGGTGTTCCGCGCGAGCAACTACCCGATCGGCGCCGTCGACCCGCGGAACCCGCGCCGGATCCTCGTCACCTACGGCTCGTACATCAGCCGGAACTCCCACGAGACCACCGGCTGCACGCCGACCGGGTTCAACCCCGCCACCGGCATCAACACCTACGACGGCGTGAAGAACGGCACCTGCAACAACGACATCGTCCTGTCGGCCTCGACGAACTCCGGTGCTTCGTTCGCCGGTGGCACCACCGACGTCCGGCAGTTGCCGGTGGTCACCACCGCGCCCGGCCAGGCTCGGACCGACCAGTTCTGGCAAGGCGCCGCGTTCAGCCCGGACGGCACCTTCGCGGTCAGCTACTACGACCGCCAGTACGGCGGCGACGAGACCACCGGTTTCTCCGACATCACGGTCTCCACCGGGTTCTCCCACGCCCGGGCGACGTCGAGCAGCATGCCGCCGCCGACGCAGTTCAGCGGCACCTTCTACGGTGACTACGCCGGAATCGCCGTCACCGCTCGCACCGCGTACCCGGTCTGGTCGGACACCCGCCCGCCGGACCTGTTCCTCTGCCCCGGCACCGGCACGCCCGGCAGCCCGCCGCGCACCTGCCGGGCCGGGGCACCGAACGCGTCGATCGCCAACGACCAGGACGCCTACACCGCCGGCGTCGGCATCCGCTGA